In Ectothiorhodospiraceae bacterium 2226, a single window of DNA contains:
- a CDS encoding F0F1 ATP synthase subunit B, whose protein sequence is MNITATLFAQIFSFVLLIWFMKRFLWGPLTTMLEDRKKRIADGLAQAERGRHEQELAEKRAKEILQDAKNQAAEIIAQAQRRANEIVEESKTTARDEGQRLITAAKAEIEQQANQAREQLRGQVVNLAVAGAGRVLKREVDQKTHETLLKDLAAQL, encoded by the coding sequence ATGAACATTACAGCTACGCTTTTCGCCCAGATCTTCAGCTTCGTGCTGCTGATCTGGTTCATGAAGCGTTTTCTGTGGGGCCCGCTCACCACGATGCTCGAAGACCGCAAGAAGCGTATTGCGGACGGGCTGGCACAGGCCGAGCGGGGTCGCCACGAGCAGGAATTGGCGGAGAAGCGCGCCAAGGAAATCCTGCAGGACGCCAAAAACCAGGCCGCCGAGATCATTGCCCAGGCCCAGCGCCGCGCCAATGAGATCGTCGAAGAGTCGAAGACGACTGCCCGCGACGAAGGTCAGCGGCTGATCACCGCCGCCAAGGCGGAGATCGAGCAGCAAGCCAATCAGGCGCGCGAGCAGCTGCGCGGTCAGGTGGTGAATCTGGCGGTGGCCGGTGCCGGTCGGGTCTTGAAGCGTGAAGTGGATCAGAAGACCCACGAAACGCTGCTCAAGGACCTGGCGGCTCAACTCTAA
- a CDS encoding F0F1 ATP synthase subunit epsilon — MAMTMHVDIVSAEAEIFSGTAEAVYAPALMGEVGILPRHSQLLTQLKPGEVRVITPGGQEEFYYVSGGMLEVQPHTVTVLADTALRAKDVDEAAAIEAKQRAEQALKDRKADVDYAAAQAELAEAIAQLQTIQRLRKKMGQHGRS; from the coding sequence ATGGCCATGACCATGCACGTGGACATCGTGAGCGCCGAGGCGGAGATCTTCTCAGGCACGGCGGAGGCGGTGTACGCCCCCGCCCTGATGGGCGAGGTCGGTATCCTGCCGCGCCACAGCCAGCTGCTCACCCAGCTCAAGCCGGGTGAGGTGCGTGTCATCACCCCGGGCGGCCAGGAGGAGTTCTACTACGTCTCCGGCGGCATGCTCGAGGTGCAGCCGCACACCGTGACGGTGCTGGCCGACACGGCGCTGCGGGCCAAGGACGTCGACGAGGCCGCGGCGATCGAAGCCAAGCAGCGGGCCGAGCAGGCGCTCAAGGACCGCAAGGCGGATGTCGACTACGCGGCCGCGCAGGCGGAGCTCGCCGAGGCCATCGCCCAGCTGCAGACCATCCAGCGGCTGCGTAAGAAGATGGGCCAGCACGGACGTAGTTGA
- the atpE gene encoding F0F1 ATP synthase subunit C: MNPEIIASVYSFTAIGVGIILAAAGLGSALGWGLICSKYIEGIARQPEMRPQLMGQMLFTGGLMEAFPMIVLGMAMWFVFANPFAGAVAAALGQ; this comes from the coding sequence ATGAATCCTGAAATCATTGCCAGCGTGTACAGCTTCACCGCGATCGGCGTCGGCATCATTCTGGCCGCGGCCGGTCTGGGTTCCGCGCTGGGCTGGGGCCTGATCTGCTCGAAGTACATCGAGGGTATCGCCCGTCAGCCGGAAATGCGTCCGCAGCTCATGGGTCAGATGCTGTTCACCGGCGGCCTGATGGAAGCCTTCCCGATGATCGTGCTCGGTATGGCCATGTGGTTCGTGTTCGCCAACCCGTTCGCCGGAGCCGTCGCCGCCGCGCTGGGGCAGTAA
- a CDS encoding F0F1 ATP synthase subunit delta gives MAESTTIARPYAQAAFEVAREHNALARWSEMLQWAAQVAADAQMAALIKSPHVSREDLVQIILDVCGDNLDEQGRNLIRTLAANGRLELLPDIAALFEMLRADAEGTVEAEVVSALPVSDAQQAIIADALAKRLGRKVALRCRTDEALLGGAIIRAGDLVIDGSARGHLNKLATALLR, from the coding sequence ATGGCCGAATCAACCACGATAGCCCGCCCCTACGCGCAGGCCGCGTTCGAGGTGGCGCGCGAGCATAATGCGCTCGCGCGTTGGTCCGAGATGTTGCAGTGGGCGGCGCAGGTGGCCGCCGACGCGCAAATGGCCGCGCTCATCAAGAGCCCGCACGTGAGCCGCGAGGATCTGGTGCAGATCATCCTGGACGTGTGCGGCGACAATCTCGACGAGCAGGGCCGGAACCTCATCCGGACTTTGGCCGCCAACGGGCGCCTCGAACTGCTGCCGGACATCGCGGCGCTGTTCGAGATGCTACGCGCGGACGCCGAGGGCACGGTCGAGGCGGAGGTGGTTTCGGCCCTTCCGGTCTCGGACGCACAGCAGGCGATCATCGCCGACGCGTTGGCCAAGCGCCTGGGCCGCAAGGTCGCGCTGCGCTGCCGCACCGACGAGGCACTGCTCGGGGGCGCCATCATTCGCGCGGGCGATCTGGTGATCGACGGCTCGGCGCGCGGCCATCTGAATAAACTCGCCACTGCGCTGCTCCGATAG
- the atpD gene encoding F0F1 ATP synthase subunit beta: protein MATNAGKIVQIIGAVVDVEFPRGSLPTVNQALQVDDGGLVLEVQQQLGDGVVRTIAMGSTEGVRREAAVTNLGRPISVPVGTKTLGRIMNVLGEPIDEQGEVGAEQTWAIHRQAPKYEDLAASTELLETGIKVIDLICPFAKGGKVGLFGGAGVGKTVNMMELIRNIAIEHSGYSVFAGVGERTREGNDFYHEMKESNVLDKVALVYGQMNEPPGNRLRVALTGLTMAEFFRDEGRDVLLFVDNIYRYTLAGTEVSALLGRMPSAVGYQPTLASEMGALQERITSTKTGSITSIQAVYVPADDLTDPSPATTFAHLDATVVLSRQIAELGIYPAVDPLDSTSRQLDPLVIGQEHYNVARAVQNTLQRYKELKDIIAILGMDELSEDDKLIVARARKIQRFLSQPFFVAEVFTGSPGKYVSLKETIRGFKGIVEGEYDHLPEQAFYMVGTIDEAVEKAKTL from the coding sequence ATGGCTACGAATGCTGGAAAGATAGTGCAGATCATCGGCGCGGTGGTCGACGTCGAGTTCCCGCGCGGCTCGCTGCCGACGGTGAACCAGGCGCTGCAGGTCGACGACGGTGGCCTGGTGCTGGAAGTGCAGCAGCAGCTGGGCGACGGCGTGGTACGCACCATCGCCATGGGCAGCACCGAAGGCGTGCGTCGTGAGGCGGCGGTGACCAATCTGGGTCGCCCGATCTCCGTGCCCGTGGGCACCAAGACCCTGGGCCGCATCATGAACGTGCTGGGCGAGCCCATCGACGAGCAGGGTGAGGTGGGCGCCGAGCAGACTTGGGCGATTCACCGCCAAGCGCCGAAGTACGAAGACTTGGCCGCGAGCACCGAGCTGCTCGAGACGGGCATCAAGGTCATCGACCTGATCTGTCCGTTCGCCAAGGGCGGTAAGGTCGGCCTGTTCGGCGGCGCCGGCGTGGGCAAGACCGTCAACATGATGGAGCTCATCCGCAACATCGCCATCGAGCACTCCGGCTACTCGGTGTTCGCCGGCGTGGGCGAGCGTACCCGCGAGGGTAACGACTTCTATCACGAGATGAAGGAGTCGAACGTTCTCGACAAGGTGGCGCTGGTGTACGGTCAGATGAACGAGCCGCCGGGCAACCGTCTGCGCGTGGCGCTGACCGGCCTGACCATGGCCGAGTTCTTCCGCGACGAAGGCCGCGACGTGCTGCTGTTCGTGGACAACATCTACCGCTACACCCTGGCCGGTACCGAGGTGTCCGCACTGCTCGGTCGTATGCCGTCGGCGGTGGGTTACCAGCCGACCCTCGCCTCGGAAATGGGTGCTCTGCAGGAGCGCATCACCTCCACCAAGACCGGCTCCATCACCTCCATCCAGGCCGTGTACGTGCCGGCGGACGACTTGACCGACCCCTCGCCCGCCACCACCTTCGCGCACTTGGACGCCACCGTCGTGTTGTCGCGTCAGATCGCCGAGCTGGGTATCTACCCCGCCGTGGATCCGCTCGACTCCACCAGCCGTCAGCTCGACCCGCTGGTCATCGGCCAGGAGCACTACAACGTGGCCCGCGCGGTGCAGAACACCCTGCAGCGCTACAAGGAGCTGAAGGACATCATCGCGATTCTGGGCATGGACGAGCTGTCCGAAGACGACAAGCTCATCGTGGCCCGTGCGCGTAAGATCCAGCGCTTCCTGTCGCAGCCGTTCTTCGTGGCCGAGGTGTTCACCGGCTCGCCCGGCAAGTACGTCTCGCTCAAGGAGACCATCCGCGGCTTCAAGGGCATCGTGGAAGGCGAGTATGACCACCTGCCCGAGCAGGCCTTCTACATGGTCGGCACCATCGACGAAGCGGTGGAAAAGGCCAAGACCCTGTAA
- a CDS encoding F0F1 ATP synthase subunit alpha, protein MQLNPAEISDLIKQRIEKFEAVTEARNEGTVVSITDGIVRIHGVADVMYGEMIEFPGNTFGLALNLERDSVGAVVLGPYEHIAEGDSVKCTGRILEVPVGEEMLGRVVDALGLPIDGKGPITAAQTSPIEKIAPGVIARQSVDQPMQTGLKAVDAMVPIGRGQRELIIGDRQTGKTAVAVDAIINQKGTGVKCIYVAVGQKASSIANVVRKLEENGAMEHTIIVAATASDSAAMQYIAPYAGCAMGEYFRDKGEDALIVYDDLTKQAWAYRQVSLLLRRPPGREAYPGDVFYLHSRLLERAARINADEVAKLTGGKVTGKTGSLTALPIIETQAGDVSAFVPTNVISITDGQIFLETDLFNAGIRPAINAGLSVSRVGGAAQTKIIKKLGGGVRLDLAQYRELQAFAQFASDLDEATRRQIQRGQRVTELMKQQQYQPLSVAQMAVSLFAANQGFLDDIEVKKVVDFEQALQSYMKAEHVALLDKINQSGDYNDDIAAELKAAIEKFKASHTW, encoded by the coding sequence ATGCAACTGAATCCAGCGGAAATCAGCGATCTCATCAAGCAACGCATCGAGAAATTCGAGGCGGTGACCGAGGCGCGTAACGAAGGCACGGTGGTCTCCATCACCGACGGCATCGTGCGCATCCACGGCGTCGCCGACGTGATGTACGGTGAGATGATCGAGTTCCCCGGCAACACCTTCGGCCTCGCGCTCAACCTCGAGCGTGATTCGGTCGGCGCGGTGGTGCTGGGTCCTTACGAGCACATCGCCGAGGGCGACAGCGTCAAGTGCACCGGCCGTATTCTGGAAGTGCCGGTGGGCGAAGAGATGCTGGGTCGCGTCGTCGACGCGCTCGGTCTGCCCATCGACGGCAAGGGCCCGATCACGGCGGCCCAGACCTCGCCTATCGAAAAGATCGCCCCGGGCGTTATCGCCCGTCAGTCGGTCGACCAGCCCATGCAGACCGGCCTCAAGGCGGTGGACGCGATGGTGCCGATCGGCCGCGGTCAGCGTGAGCTGATCATCGGCGACCGCCAGACCGGTAAGACGGCGGTGGCGGTGGACGCGATCATCAATCAGAAGGGCACCGGCGTTAAGTGCATCTACGTGGCGGTCGGCCAGAAGGCCTCCTCCATCGCCAACGTGGTGCGCAAGCTGGAAGAGAACGGCGCGATGGAGCACACCATCATCGTGGCCGCGACCGCGTCCGACTCGGCCGCCATGCAGTACATCGCCCCCTACGCCGGTTGCGCGATGGGCGAGTACTTCCGCGACAAGGGCGAAGACGCCCTGATCGTGTACGACGACCTCACCAAGCAGGCCTGGGCCTACCGCCAGGTGTCGCTGCTGCTGCGTCGTCCGCCGGGCCGCGAAGCCTACCCCGGTGACGTGTTCTACCTGCACTCCCGTCTGCTGGAGCGCGCCGCGCGCATCAACGCCGATGAGGTCGCCAAGCTGACCGGCGGCAAGGTCACCGGCAAGACCGGCTCGCTGACGGCGCTGCCGATCATCGAGACGCAGGCCGGCGACGTGTCCGCGTTCGTGCCGACCAACGTGATCTCGATCACCGACGGTCAGATCTTCCTGGAGACCGACCTGTTCAACGCCGGTATCCGCCCGGCCATCAACGCCGGTCTGTCGGTATCGCGCGTCGGTGGTGCGGCGCAGACGAAGATCATCAAGAAGCTGGGCGGCGGCGTGCGTCTGGACCTCGCGCAGTACCGCGAGTTGCAGGCCTTTGCGCAGTTCGCGTCCGACCTGGACGAGGCCACCCGGCGTCAGATCCAGCGCGGCCAGCGCGTGACCGAGCTCATGAAGCAGCAGCAGTACCAGCCGCTGAGCGTCGCGCAGATGGCGGTGTCGCTGTTCGCGGCCAACCAGGGCTTCCTGGATGACATCGAGGTCAAGAAGGTCGTGGACTTCGAGCAGGCGCTGCAGTCGTACATGAAGGCCGAGCACGTCGCGCTGCTGGACAAGATCAACCAGAGCGGTGACTACAACGACGACATCGCGGCCGAATTGAAGGCAGCGATCGAGAAGTTCAAAGCCAGCCACACCTGGTAA
- the atpG gene encoding F0F1 ATP synthase subunit gamma — translation MASGKEIRGQIRSVKNTQKITRAMEMVAASKMRKAQDRMASARPYAQKIRNVIAHLAQAHPEYRHPYLEQREAKNVGYILISTDRGLCGGLNVNMFKAAIGSMREWDAQKAGVQVCTVGQKASGFFKRLGSNIVAQVSGLGDAPRIADLIGSVKVMLDAYDNGEIDRLYLVYNEFVNTMTQSPQVMQLLPVSAPEPEQALAHHWDYLYEPDAAEVLDQLLMRYVESQVYQGVVENIACEQSARMVAMKAASDNAGNLIGELQLAYNKARQAAITQELSEIVAGAAAV, via the coding sequence ATGGCGAGCGGCAAAGAGATTCGCGGACAGATCCGAAGCGTAAAGAACACGCAGAAGATCACCCGCGCCATGGAAATGGTGGCGGCGTCCAAGATGCGTAAGGCGCAGGACCGCATGGCGTCCGCGCGCCCCTACGCCCAAAAGATACGCAACGTGATTGCGCATCTGGCGCAGGCGCATCCGGAGTACCGCCACCCGTACCTCGAGCAGCGCGAAGCGAAGAACGTCGGGTACATCCTGATCTCCACCGATCGCGGCCTGTGCGGCGGCCTGAACGTGAACATGTTCAAGGCCGCCATCGGCAGCATGCGGGAATGGGACGCGCAGAAGGCCGGCGTGCAGGTCTGCACCGTGGGCCAGAAGGCGAGCGGTTTCTTCAAGCGGCTGGGGTCCAACATCGTGGCGCAGGTCTCCGGCCTGGGCGACGCCCCGCGCATCGCCGATCTGATCGGCAGCGTGAAGGTGATGCTCGACGCCTACGACAACGGCGAGATCGACCGGCTGTACCTGGTGTACAACGAGTTCGTGAACACCATGACGCAGAGTCCGCAGGTCATGCAGCTGCTGCCGGTCAGCGCGCCGGAGCCCGAACAGGCCCTGGCCCATCACTGGGACTACCTGTACGAGCCCGACGCGGCGGAGGTGCTGGATCAGCTCCTGATGCGCTACGTCGAGTCGCAGGTCTACCAGGGCGTGGTGGAAAACATCGCCTGCGAGCAGTCGGCCCGCATGGTCGCCATGAAGGCTGCCTCGGACAACGCCGGCAACCTGATCGGTGAACTGCAGCTTGCCTACAACAAGGCGCGCCAGGCGGCGATCACGCAGGAGCTCTCGGAGATCGTCGCGGGCGCCGCTGCCGTTTGA